AGGCGCTGGACGTGATCCTGTTGCCCCGCCGCGCCGACCAGGCACTGCTGCGCAAGACCGGCGCAGCGCTGGCCAAGTTGCTGGGAAAAGACGGTATGCTGGTGCTGAGCGCGAACCTCAACGCGCCGCAGGACCTGGCGCTCGGGTTGATGCTGCGGGCCTATGAGTATGACGCGCAAAAGACCGAAAAAGCGGGTGAAAAGGGGGCCGTCACGGTGATGTGCGCCAAGCCCCCGGCCGATATCGCGGCGCTGGACGCAGTGGTTCGCGGTGTGCTCTTTACCCGCGATCTGGTCAATGCGCCGGCCAATGTGCTGACTACCACCACCTTCGCCGAGGAACTTCTGGCGCTGCAGGACCTCGGTGTAGCTGTCGAAGTGCTGGATGAGAACAAGCTGCAAGAGCTTGGCATGGGCGCGTTGCTTTGCGTCGGGCAGGGGTCGGACAGCCCCTCCAAGGTCGTAGTGATGCAGTGGAATGGCGGCCAGTCGGGGGAAGCCCCGGTGGCGCTGGTCGGCAAAGGGGTGGTCTTTGACACCGGCGGCATCAGCCTGAAACCCGCAGGCGGCATGGAAGACATGACCATGGACATGGGCGGCGCCGGTGTCGTGTCGGGCGTGATGAAGACGCTGGCGCTGCGCAAGGCGGCCAGCAACGTCGTCGGACTTGTCGGTCTGGTGGAAAACATGCCTTCGGGCAATGCGGTGCGCCCCGGTGACGTAGTCACCTCTATGAAGGGCGACACGGTCGAAGTCATCAATACCGACGCCGAAGGCCGCCTCGTGCTCTGCGACGTGATGTGGTACGCGCAGGAGCGGTTCCAGCCCAAGGCGATGATCGACCTCGCGACTCTGACGGGGGCCTGCATCATAGCGCTCGGGCACGAGAATGCCGCCGTCTTCTCCAACTCCGATCCCCTCTGCAATGCCTTCCTGAAAGCGGCTGGCGCCGAAGGCGAAGGCGCCTGGCGGCTGCCCATGGGCCAGGCCTACGACGATCAACTGAAAAGTCGTATTGCCGATTTCAAGAATGTCGGCGGCCGCCCGGCTGGTTCGATCACGGCCGCGCAATACCTGCGCCGCTTCGTCAAGGAAGAGACCCCCTGGATTCACCTCGACATCGCCGGTGTGGCTTCGGTGAAATCGGAAACCGACACGGCGCCGGCTGGCGCAACCGGCTGGGGCGTGATGGCCCTGAACCGGCTGATCGCCGACGGGTTCGAAGGCTGACCCCGCAATGGCAGAGGTCTATTTCTATCACCTGACGCGCTCTTCGACGCAGGACGCCTTGCTGGCTCTCCTCCCCCGCGCGTTGCAGGCCGGGTGGCGGGTTGCGGTCCGGGGGCGCGACCCCGAGCGGATTGACCAGCTTGACCAAATGCTCTGGCGCGGAAGGCCGGGTGATTTCCTGCCCCATGGACAGGACAAGAATCCGCATCCCGAGCTTCAGCCGGTTCTGCTGACCCTCGGGGCGCCGTCCAATGACCCGCAATGCCTGATGTCCATCGACGGCGCTGACCTCGACCCGTCCGAGATCGCGGCGATGGCCCGTTGCTGCATCTTCTTTGACGGGCAGGATCCGCAAGCCACCGCGCAGGCCCGCACCCAGTGGAAGGCGCTGACGGCGGCGGGCTGCGCGGTCATCTACTGGTCAGAAGAATCAGGCCGCTGGGAAAAAAAGGCCGAGACCGGCACGCGCTGACTCTGCTGTTTCCCTGTTTCAAATATCCTCCGCGAAGCGATGGCGCCCTGCGCCATGCCCGGGCAGCGCCCGGGGACCACGGCCAGGCCGTGATGCCTCCGGCGGGGATATTTAGAACAGGGAAACGATCAGAGGTCGGTGAATCGGGCGGCCTGGCGCGCGGTCCAGAGCAGGTCCAGCTCGACGCCGTCTTCGGTCTGGCGTTCCGACTGGACGAGGCCTTCTCCGTAGGCCCAGGCGCGGCGGCGGCCGTCGCTGAAGGGAAGGCTGACAGTTTCGGCAAAGCGATGGACGTCGAGGGCGGTGGTAATGTCACGGAGAAGGGAGTCGAGGCCTTCACCGGTCACCGCCGAGATTGCGCCGATGCCGTCTTCGCGTTCGGCGCGCAGGGTCATGGCCTGGCGGTTTTCGGGTTCGAGCAGGTCGATCTTGTTCCAGAGCTCGATCACCGGAACGGTCTTGGGCAGGCCGAGGTCGTTCAGGATGTCTTCGACGTCGTCTTTCTGCTCGGCGGTTTCCGGATGGGCGATGTCGCGCACATGCAGGATCAGATCGGCTTCGAGGACCTCTTCAAGCGTGGCGCGGAAAGCCGCGACCAGTTGCGTGGGCAAGTCAGAGATGAAGCCCACCGTGTCCGACAGGATGATTTCCGAGCCGGAGTCGAGCTGCACCCGGCGCATGGTCGGGTCGAGGGTCGCGAAGAGCATGTCCTTGGCCAGCACATCCGCGCCGGTCAGCCGGTTGAACAGGGTCGATTTGCCGGCATTGGTGTAGCCCACCAGCGCGACGATCGGAAAAGGCACCTTGGCGCGCGCCGAGCGGTGCAATTCGCGGGTCTTCACAACCCGCTCCAACTGACGGCGCAGGCGGGTCAGCTGGTCGTCGATGGCGCGGCGGTCTGCCTCGATCTGGGTTTCACCGGGTCCGCCGACAAAGCCGAGCCCGCCGCGTTGCCGTTCAAGGTGGGTCCAGGCGCGCACAAGCCGCGTCCGCTGATAGCCGAGCGCGGCCATTTCGACCTGCAGCACGCCTTCGCGGGTCCGGGCCCGATCCGAGAAGATCTCGAGGATCAGCCCGGTCCGGTCGAGGATCTTGACCCCCCAGGCCTTTTCAAGGTTGCGTTGCTGCACCGGGGTCAGGGGACCGTCGATCAGCACCAGCTCGGTTTCCGCGGCCTCGAACAGGGCTTTCAGTTCCTCGACCTTGCCGGAGCCGAACAGCGTCTTGGGGACGGGTTTGGACAGCGGAACGATCTTTGCGCCCACGACTTCCAGCCCCGGCAGCGCCAGAGCAAGGCTTCGGGCCTCTTCCAGCGCATATTCCGGGGCGTGGCGCTGTTCTTCGCGCCGCATGTCGGGATGGATTACGTAGGCGCGTGTGGACGCCGCCTCATGGCCGATCAATTGCAGTGCCTATCTCAGTTGTTGTCTTCGCCTTCATAGAGCGAGATAGGCTGCGACGGCATGATTGTCGAGATGGCGTGTTTGTAAACCAGCTGGGCCTGTCCATCGCGGCGCAGCAGAACGCAGAAATTGTCGAACCAGGTGATAACGCCCTGCAGCTTGACCCCGTTGATCAGGAAGATCGTGACGGGAACCTTGGTTTTCCGGACATGGTTGAGAAACGCGTCCTGGAGATTCTGTTTGTCCGAAGCCATTCTTGCTAGCCTTTTTTTCTTCTTTTTGCCTGGTGCGGCTTTCGTTTCGCGGAACTTCGCTCGGAAGTTATCCGGACAATATGAAATGCCCGCCCTGAAACTTCCACCCCCGATATGTGCAAGGGCGCGGATGGCCGGGTCAGTGGATCAATCGCGCCACAGATCAGGGTTGAAGAGCGCGATGATTGCCAGAAGCTCGAGTCGGCCGAGGATCATGAAGGCGCAGAGTACCAGCTTGCCGCCCGTACCGATCAGGGAAATGTCGACGGGTCGCACCGCGCCGTATTCGGTCAGCGGGCCGGTGTTGGACAGGGCGGCGACGGCAAGGACCGTGGCGTCTTCGAACGGTATTCCAAACAGGGCCAGCAGCGACATGGCGGCGGCCAGGCACATGGCGAAGAGCATGAAGAAGATCCAGGCATGGAAGGCCCCGTGGCGCCGGATGCGCCGGCCGGCCGTGCCGCTGCCAGAAACCGAGGAGGGATGCACGAGGCGATCCAGCTCCCGCCGCCCATTGAGGTAAAGCGCATAGACCCGCAACAGCTTGACCCCGCCGGCAGTGGTGGCCACGCCGCCCCCGATCATCGCGAGGCCCATCAGGATCATGCCGGGGGTCGACAGCCCCGACCAGTTTTGCGCCGTGTCCCAGTGGACGCTTTGCCAGCCCGTGGTGGTCAGGAAGGACAGCACCGTAAAGACCGCCCCCCAAAGCGCGCCGATGGCCAGCCCCATGTCTTCGCCCGCCTGCACGTCGAAGGCGCCGATCCAGTGACGCAGGAACAGCAGCAGCGGCACGGCCACGACAAGGGCCGCGCCGATGCGGATCTCGGGGTCGCGGTGCAACCCGATCTTGGCCGTCACCGTATCCGACGAAAACGTCATGCGGCTGATCGCGAAGATCAGGAACAGGGCGATGGCCATCTCTCCGGGTACGCCGGAGGCCGCTTCATGTGTGCCCGCTACCGGCGAGATGCCTGAGGTTGACAGGGTCGACATGGCATGGATCAGCGCCACCAGTGGGGTATCCCCGGCCAGCAGCAGCAGTAGCCAGAGCGCGCCGGTCAGACCCACATAGGCCAGGCCAAGCTGTTCGGCCCCGCGCAGCATCCGGCGGATCACCCCGGCGCGCTGGAACCTGTCGATCCGCGTTTCGCCCATTTCGCGCCCCGCCGAGGTGACTTCGAACCCGCCAAGCGACAGCGGCGCCATGACGGCGGCGGCGGCGACCCAGATCAGGAACCCACCCATCCAGCCGACCTGCGCCCGCCACAGATGCAGCGGCGCGGCCAGGCGGCGTGGATCGTCGTAGAAGGTCATGCCGGTGGTGGTAAAGCTGGACACCATTTCGGCATAGGCGTTGATGAAGCGCGTGTCGGGCAGGCTTTCGGAAAACGGTACGGCCAGCAGCAGCGGCAGCAACAGGAAGGCGGCGAAGAGCGAGAGCAGGGCGTAAAGATCGGCCCGCCCGGTCAGCACCGCAGGACGGGTGCCTCGCGCCAGAATGATCAACAGGGCCATCGTGCTGGCCAGGATCGAAGTATAGAAGAAACTGCGCGCGATCGTGTAATGTTCCTGCACCAGCGCCACCATCGCCGGCACCAGCATCTGCAGCGCCAGGATCAGGAACAGCACCAGGAACAGCGGCTGGCCTTCCAGGCGTCGATGCACGGGTTTGCGGGTCATCGTGGGCGCCCCGGCCTAGAAGTAGTCGATGGAGACCTGCAACAGGCGCTCCACCTCGGGCACGTCGCCGGTAAGCGCGAAAAGGACGATGGTGTCGCCTTGTTCGATGACCATGTTCCCCGAAGGGCGGGTCACCTTGTCGCCCCGCATGACCGCGCCGACCAGCACGCCTTCGGGGAAGTCGATGTCGCGGATTGGGCGGCCCGCCATGGGCGAGGTCGACAGGACCTCGGCCTCGATCACCTCGGCCTCGGCATCGCCGATGGAATAGACACCGCGCACCCGGCCATGGCGCACGTGGCGCAGGATCGAGGACACGGTCGTGGCCCGCGGGTTGATATAGGCGTCGATCCCCAGCGGTCCGAGCAGCGGGATCAGCGTGGGGTCGTTGATCAGGGCGATGGCCATCGGGCAGCCCTGCGACTTGGCGCGCACGGCCGTCAGCATGTTGGT
The Pseudooceanicola algae genome window above contains:
- a CDS encoding leucyl aminopeptidase translates to MTDPVALSFAETDLDQIPLQSGRVALVVDPDGSLSAVARRVNRLTRGALARLVESDGFAKRKAGEVITLAWPQGLTAEALDVILLPRRADQALLRKTGAALAKLLGKDGMLVLSANLNAPQDLALGLMLRAYEYDAQKTEKAGEKGAVTVMCAKPPADIAALDAVVRGVLFTRDLVNAPANVLTTTTFAEELLALQDLGVAVEVLDENKLQELGMGALLCVGQGSDSPSKVVVMQWNGGQSGEAPVALVGKGVVFDTGGISLKPAGGMEDMTMDMGGAGVVSGVMKTLALRKAASNVVGLVGLVENMPSGNAVRPGDVVTSMKGDTVEVINTDAEGRLVLCDVMWYAQERFQPKAMIDLATLTGACIIALGHENAAVFSNSDPLCNAFLKAAGAEGEGAWRLPMGQAYDDQLKSRIADFKNVGGRPAGSITAAQYLRRFVKEETPWIHLDIAGVASVKSETDTAPAGATGWGVMALNRLIADGFEG
- a CDS encoding DNA polymerase III subunit chi; its protein translation is MAEVYFYHLTRSSTQDALLALLPRALQAGWRVAVRGRDPERIDQLDQMLWRGRPGDFLPHGQDKNPHPELQPVLLTLGAPSNDPQCLMSIDGADLDPSEIAAMARCCIFFDGQDPQATAQARTQWKALTAAGCAVIYWSEESGRWEKKAETGTR
- the hflX gene encoding GTPase HflX, with product MGHEAASTRAYVIHPDMRREEQRHAPEYALEEARSLALALPGLEVVGAKIVPLSKPVPKTLFGSGKVEELKALFEAAETELVLIDGPLTPVQQRNLEKAWGVKILDRTGLILEIFSDRARTREGVLQVEMAALGYQRTRLVRAWTHLERQRGGLGFVGGPGETQIEADRRAIDDQLTRLRRQLERVVKTRELHRSARAKVPFPIVALVGYTNAGKSTLFNRLTGADVLAKDMLFATLDPTMRRVQLDSGSEIILSDTVGFISDLPTQLVAAFRATLEEVLEADLILHVRDIAHPETAEQKDDVEDILNDLGLPKTVPVIELWNKIDLLEPENRQAMTLRAEREDGIGAISAVTGEGLDSLLRDITTALDVHRFAETVSLPFSDGRRRAWAYGEGLVQSERQTEDGVELDLLWTARQAARFTDL
- the hfq gene encoding RNA chaperone Hfq, with the protein product MASDKQNLQDAFLNHVRKTKVPVTIFLINGVKLQGVITWFDNFCVLLRRDGQAQLVYKHAISTIMPSQPISLYEGEDNN
- a CDS encoding potassium transporter TrkG yields the protein MTRKPVHRRLEGQPLFLVLFLILALQMLVPAMVALVQEHYTIARSFFYTSILASTMALLIILARGTRPAVLTGRADLYALLSLFAAFLLLPLLLAVPFSESLPDTRFINAYAEMVSSFTTTGMTFYDDPRRLAAPLHLWRAQVGWMGGFLIWVAAAAVMAPLSLGGFEVTSAGREMGETRIDRFQRAGVIRRMLRGAEQLGLAYVGLTGALWLLLLLAGDTPLVALIHAMSTLSTSGISPVAGTHEAASGVPGEMAIALFLIFAISRMTFSSDTVTAKIGLHRDPEIRIGAALVVAVPLLLFLRHWIGAFDVQAGEDMGLAIGALWGAVFTVLSFLTTTGWQSVHWDTAQNWSGLSTPGMILMGLAMIGGGVATTAGGVKLLRVYALYLNGRRELDRLVHPSSVSGSGTAGRRIRRHGAFHAWIFFMLFAMCLAAAMSLLALFGIPFEDATVLAVAALSNTGPLTEYGAVRPVDISLIGTGGKLVLCAFMILGRLELLAIIALFNPDLWRD